From the genome of Mycoplasma putrefaciens KS1, one region includes:
- a CDS encoding RDD family protein, with translation MQNKTTYAIINYSESNQNLKDNQYCLASVWKILFARLFDLLIASMPMILISLLWKLQPGDLVLLIVRYLIVGVWMFVYFVVFCWLLKAQSLGKRLFKIQLISLKKHKITFKDLFLREAVFIFIPWLIGVVCSILLAWLLPSQFSEKNKIWISFSVLIYQIGLIIVLLWWVVILISVKFHKLHQASIDIKLKLVVVETKPAQKSSKNDLNQKLLRDDQHISLTQQPGNFDLEFIDQIKNQEKYEYQKSINLKRKKPIDQLKLDSKEPIKQIESEKKDEH, from the coding sequence ATGCAAAATAAAACTACTTATGCAATTATCAATTATTCTGAAAGCAATCAAAATCTAAAAGATAATCAGTATTGTTTAGCTAGTGTATGAAAAATACTTTTTGCTAGACTTTTTGATTTACTAATAGCTTCAATGCCAATGATTTTAATTAGTCTATTATGAAAACTCCAACCTGGAGATTTGGTTTTACTAATAGTTAGATATCTAATTGTTGGAGTTTGAATGTTTGTTTATTTTGTGGTGTTTTGTTGGTTATTAAAAGCTCAAAGTCTAGGAAAAAGGTTATTTAAAATTCAATTAATTAGTTTAAAAAAGCACAAAATTACTTTTAAAGATTTATTTTTAAGAGAAGCTGTTTTTATCTTTATTCCATGATTAATTGGTGTAGTTTGTTCTATTTTATTAGCTTGGCTACTGCCTAGTCAATTTTCAGAAAAAAATAAAATTTGAATCTCATTTTCAGTCTTGATTTATCAAATAGGTTTAATTATTGTTTTATTGTGATGAGTTGTTATTTTGATATCAGTTAAATTTCATAAATTGCACCAAGCAAGTATTGATATAAAATTAAAACTAGTTGTTGTTGAAACTAAACCAGCTCAGAAAAGTTCGAAAAATGATTTGAACCAAAAACTTTTAAGAGATGATCAACACATTAGCTTAACTCAACAACCTGGTAATTTTGACCTAGAATTTATTGATCAAATTAAAAATCAAGAAAAATATGAATATCAAAAATCAATTAACTTAAAAAGAAAAAAACCAATTGATCAACTAAAACTAGATAGCAAAGAACCTATCAAACAAATTGAAAGTGAGAAAAAAGATGAGCATTAA
- a CDS encoding Cof-type HAD-IIB family hydrolase — translation MSLKNIKLIVTDLDGTVLQHGKLANDFDQKVFQLANQKGVYVTIATGQGYKSAKPRAELFEIEKHLDLAVLSNGAMISKISEFKPIYVNNITSHIVYKMVKKLTEMKICVVVFTASIADVYWNQIPFVVESMNQRNWFDRFNKIVCSTDSEFEFKDVVQLMTFVPENQQQEFEEWFYQESMDKHLTIMKNNIESMPIYEFTNISATKGIAIKKMAEILEIDPEDIIVFGDNMNDMSMFKEISNSVAVGNAVDKIKKIAKYTTESNVDAGVGKFIKKHILED, via the coding sequence ATGTCTTTAAAAAATATCAAATTAATCGTAACTGATTTAGACGGAACGGTTTTACAACATGGTAAACTAGCAAACGATTTTGATCAAAAAGTCTTTCAACTAGCTAATCAAAAGGGAGTTTATGTCACTATAGCAACAGGTCAAGGTTATAAATCAGCAAAACCTAGAGCTGAATTATTCGAAATCGAAAAACATTTAGATTTAGCTGTTTTATCAAACGGAGCTATGATTTCTAAAATCTCTGAATTCAAACCAATTTATGTTAATAATATCACTAGTCACATAGTTTATAAAATGGTTAAAAAACTAACTGAAATGAAGATTTGTGTAGTTGTGTTTACAGCAAGTATTGCCGATGTTTATTGAAACCAAATTCCGTTTGTAGTTGAATCAATGAATCAAAGAAATTGATTTGATAGATTTAATAAAATAGTTTGTTCAACAGATTCTGAATTTGAATTTAAAGATGTTGTGCAATTAATGACATTCGTTCCAGAAAACCAACAACAAGAATTTGAAGAGTGATTTTATCAAGAAAGTATGGACAAACACTTAACAATTATGAAAAATAATATTGAAAGTATGCCAATTTATGAATTCACTAATATCAGTGCAACTAAAGGAATAGCTATTAAAAAAATGGCAGAAATTTTAGAAATTGATCCTGAAGATATCATCGTTTTTGGTGATAATATGAACGATATGTCAATGTTTAAAGAAATTAGCAATTCTGTTGCAGTTGGCAATGCAGTTGATAAAATTAAAAAAATAGCTAAGTATACTACTGAAAGCAATGTTGATGCAGGAGTAGGTAAATTTATCAAAAAACATATTCTGGAGGACTAA
- the pepF gene encoding oligoendopeptidase F has product MKRSQATNEYKWDFSHLYKDQNQWKQDLDRLISLSKEYEKFKGNLNKKEVFFRSIELDEEIGLLANKLSIYTRMGDTDQTNEVYRTLEGLLINALQEIYTLTAFVNPELKQIGQETIFSWLKEDQKYQKYEYGFKKFFEQAKHILDQHDEELLSKVSKSCGAISMMYDTLAYADRQDQKINYKDQEQVLTNSLLAEISQDSDPIKDQQLRLEATKLFSKNFSDRKHSFAQIYEGILQADFESVKLRNYQSSLQSSLSSDSVDTSIYLKLLEVGKKYIKPLQDYLLLIKQTFKLEKFYPSDRQLKLVKDYNRSFTVDQAKEIIRKALKVLGDQYLEKLEIAWSANRIDYYEDTNKRDGAYSTGGHGIEPIILMNWDNKLSSVNTLAHECGHSVHTLFADESQPYPLSEYPIILAEVASTINEHLLFDFMFNNAQTKEEKIYLLQQRLFDLTSTFYRQIQFADFEYRASQLVEKQIPFTAELLNNLFTEVQNDYAYTVFDKIEQEDQKQGFGWPRISHFFHSPFYVYKYAIDVTASFKLYDDIKKGNIDSTLNFLKAGGHKEPLKIMLDAGIDFTKEETYQPLINGIINYTNQLKELLK; this is encoded by the coding sequence ATGAAAAGAAGTCAAGCAACAAATGAATACAAATGAGATTTTTCTCATCTTTATAAAGATCAAAACCAGTGGAAACAAGATCTTGATAGACTAATTAGTTTGTCAAAAGAATATGAAAAATTTAAAGGTAATTTAAATAAAAAAGAAGTCTTTTTTAGAAGTATCGAATTAGATGAAGAGATTGGATTACTTGCTAATAAATTATCAATTTATACAAGAATGGGTGATACTGATCAAACTAATGAAGTTTATAGAACTCTAGAAGGACTTTTAATTAATGCATTACAAGAAATTTACACATTAACTGCTTTTGTTAATCCAGAACTTAAACAAATTGGTCAAGAAACTATTTTTTCATGATTAAAAGAAGATCAGAAATATCAAAAGTACGAATATGGTTTTAAAAAATTCTTTGAACAAGCTAAACATATTCTAGATCAACACGATGAAGAACTACTTTCAAAAGTTTCAAAAAGTTGTGGTGCGATTTCAATGATGTATGATACTTTAGCATATGCTGATAGACAAGATCAAAAAATTAATTACAAAGACCAAGAACAAGTGTTAACTAATTCACTACTAGCTGAAATTAGTCAAGATTCAGATCCGATTAAAGATCAACAGCTAAGACTTGAAGCAACTAAATTATTTAGCAAAAACTTTAGTGATAGAAAACACAGTTTTGCTCAAATTTATGAAGGTATTTTACAAGCTGATTTTGAAAGTGTCAAACTAAGAAATTATCAGTCAAGTTTACAATCTAGTTTAAGTAGTGATTCGGTTGATACTTCAATTTATTTAAAACTATTAGAAGTTGGAAAAAAATACATCAAACCTTTACAAGATTATTTATTACTAATTAAACAAACTTTTAAGTTAGAAAAATTTTACCCATCAGACAGACAACTAAAACTAGTAAAAGACTATAACCGTAGCTTTACAGTTGATCAAGCTAAAGAAATTATTAGAAAAGCTTTAAAAGTTTTAGGTGATCAATATCTAGAAAAATTAGAAATTGCTTGATCAGCTAATCGAATTGATTATTATGAAGATACTAATAAAAGAGATGGAGCATATTCGACTGGTGGACATGGTATCGAACCAATTATTTTAATGAACTGAGATAATAAATTAAGCTCAGTTAATACCTTAGCTCACGAATGTGGACATTCAGTTCACACACTATTTGCTGATGAAAGCCAACCTTATCCATTAAGTGAATATCCAATTATTTTAGCTGAAGTAGCTTCAACAATTAATGAACATTTATTGTTTGATTTTATGTTTAATAATGCGCAAACAAAAGAAGAAAAAATCTATTTATTACAACAAAGACTTTTTGATCTAACTTCAACATTCTATCGTCAAATTCAATTTGCTGACTTTGAATATAGAGCAAGTCAACTAGTTGAAAAACAAATCCCATTCACTGCTGAACTATTAAATAACTTATTTACTGAAGTTCAAAATGATTATGCATATACAGTGTTTGATAAAATTGAACAAGAAGATCAAAAACAAGGATTTGGATGACCAAGAATTAGTCACTTCTTTCACTCACCATTTTATGTTTATAAATATGCAATTGATGTTACAGCAAGCTTTAAATTATATGATGATATTAAAAAAGGAAATATCGATTCAACTCTTAACTTTTTAAAAGCTGGTGGACATAAAGAACCATTAAAAATTATGTTAGATGCTGGTATTGATTTTACAAAAGAAGAAACATACCAACCATTGATTAATGGAATTATCAATTACACTAATCAGTTAAAAGAATTATTAAAATAA
- a CDS encoding BspA family leucine-rich repeat surface protein, whose translation MKENKNKLKKWSLTSFLSLTIILTIITSAIAISRISQTANDQTHANKERLSDDLQKENKDQKLDLDTLITNKSLGVIRLKNINKEYITDKLNLLNKNHHLDLSQLSYNRINFSNVTISAKQNSNNYKGEVKISFIPTDDQTSDQDINNHKVKLTAEYDQHDTICTKIGYFTNDNKEIVIEKFKETVVQVSEFLPEYITSLAKVFESNQNQTIKGIEAWDTSNVTDFSKAFFIAKKFNQALTWDTSKAKDMRSMFQGALAFNSSLGDKFDTSKVTNMWGMFQQATSFNQSLGDKFDTSKVTNMAAMFNIASSFNQSLGDKFVLNIKDPKNYKAIFWSAKSFNQDLSHWELPVDNIREFMAKHVRDWEDKNLPLSITRDTNLIAFKNSIKNFLNQSLQNKIVAKQSYKDILEVIKQELNSNFDNVESVELMTGFSKESKITDLDPEGLLNKKIRLKINNRIGLELDLKVVK comes from the coding sequence ATGAAAGAAAACAAAAATAAACTAAAAAAATGATCGCTCACAAGTTTTTTAAGTTTAACTATTATTTTAACAATTATTACATCAGCAATTGCAATTTCTAGAATTAGCCAAACAGCAAATGATCAAACTCATGCTAATAAAGAAAGATTATCTGATGATTTACAAAAAGAAAACAAAGATCAAAAACTTGATTTAGATACTTTAATAACTAATAAATCACTTGGAGTAATCCGTTTAAAAAATATAAATAAAGAATATATAACTGATAAATTAAATTTATTAAATAAAAATCATCATTTAGATCTATCGCAACTTTCTTATAACAGAATTAATTTTTCTAATGTTACAATTAGTGCTAAACAAAATAGTAATAATTATAAAGGAGAAGTTAAGATCTCATTTATCCCAACTGATGATCAAACTAGCGATCAAGATATTAACAATCATAAAGTTAAATTAACAGCTGAATATGACCAACATGATACTATATGTACTAAAATCGGATATTTTACAAATGATAATAAAGAAATTGTAATAGAAAAATTTAAAGAAACTGTAGTACAAGTTTCTGAATTCTTACCTGAATATATTACAAGTCTAGCCAAAGTTTTTGAATCAAATCAAAACCAAACTATTAAAGGAATAGAAGCTTGAGATACAAGCAATGTCACTGATTTTTCAAAAGCATTTTTTATTGCCAAAAAATTTAATCAAGCTTTAACTTGAGATACTTCAAAAGCTAAAGATATGAGATCAATGTTTCAAGGTGCACTTGCCTTTAATTCTTCGTTAGGTGATAAGTTTGATACATCAAAAGTAACTAATATGTGAGGTATGTTTCAACAAGCAACATCATTTAATCAATCTTTAGGAGATAAATTTGATACTTCAAAAGTTACTAATATGGCAGCAATGTTTAATATTGCTTCATCATTTAATCAATCTTTAGGAGATAAATTTGTTTTAAATATTAAAGATCCAAAAAACTATAAAGCAATTTTTTGAAGTGCAAAAAGTTTTAACCAAGATTTATCACACTGAGAATTACCAGTAGATAATATAAGAGAGTTTATGGCAAAGCATGTAAGAGATTGAGAAGACAAAAACTTGCCGTTATCAATAACCAGAGACACAAATCTAATTGCATTTAAAAATAGTATAAAAAATTTTTTAAATCAAAGTTTACAAAATAAAATAGTAGCCAAACAATCATACAAAGATATTTTAGAAGTGATTAAGCAAGAATTGAATAGTAATTTTGACAATGTAGAATCAGTTGAATTAATGACTGGTTTTAGCAAAGAATCTAAAATAACAGATTTAGATCCAGAAGGTTTATTAAATAAAAAAATTAGATTAAAAATCAATAATAGAATTGGACTAGAACTTGATCTTAAGGTTGTTAAGTAA
- a CDS encoding M17 family metallopeptidase: MIKFNDQNQELTVVGLTEPKDKKFVADVDCQTTLISEDKTIYMVIKKDGKDLIAKLRKAFKQFVKANKLSVNVDLDSFIEIAAAECGCKKKVISAIYEAISFESFEKVTYKKSQKSEKPVYNLLTKEEVSSLISIEEIKMEFVNYARSLQDTPPNIATSEYLAEEIVKKAKAIEGIKVSVLGRKEAEKLQMGLFLGVNAGSPYEPQAVVLEYVGDESQPKVALVGKGITFDSGGYNLKPSQFLDGMKFDMSGAAIMLSTVMALAKAKAKVNVVGIGMFTDNRIGRSATLPESVLTSMNGLTVEINNTDAEGRLVLADGITYAIREKQATEIWEASTLTGAIAIALGPWATGVFTHNDQKWEILKQVSEKTGERMWRMPIFDEHLEKVKKDTIMADLTNSCKGRDAGSSTAAAFLNEFAENKPFVHFDIAATASTQDGRGEGVLIRTLFEMFNK; this comes from the coding sequence ATGATTAAATTCAATGATCAAAATCAAGAACTTACAGTAGTTGGGTTAACAGAACCAAAAGACAAAAAATTTGTTGCTGATGTTGATTGCCAAACCACTTTAATTAGTGAAGATAAAACCATTTATATGGTCATTAAAAAAGATGGTAAAGATCTAATCGCAAAGCTTAGAAAAGCTTTTAAACAATTTGTTAAAGCAAATAAACTATCTGTTAATGTTGATCTTGATTCATTTATTGAAATTGCCGCAGCTGAATGTGGATGTAAAAAGAAAGTTATTTCAGCAATTTATGAAGCAATTTCATTTGAATCATTTGAAAAAGTTACTTACAAAAAAAGTCAAAAATCAGAAAAACCAGTTTATAACTTACTAACAAAAGAAGAAGTTTCATCATTGATTAGTATTGAAGAAATCAAAATGGAATTTGTTAACTATGCAAGAAGTTTACAAGACACTCCACCAAACATTGCAACTAGTGAATACTTAGCTGAAGAAATTGTTAAAAAAGCTAAAGCTATTGAAGGAATAAAAGTTTCGGTTTTAGGTAGAAAAGAAGCTGAAAAATTACAAATGGGATTATTCTTAGGAGTTAATGCCGGATCTCCTTATGAACCCCAAGCAGTTGTTTTAGAATATGTTGGCGATGAATCTCAACCTAAAGTTGCTTTGGTTGGAAAAGGAATTACCTTTGACTCTGGAGGATATAACTTAAAACCATCACAATTTTTAGATGGAATGAAGTTTGATATGTCTGGAGCAGCAATTATGCTTTCAACAGTTATGGCCTTAGCTAAAGCTAAAGCTAAAGTAAATGTAGTTGGAATTGGTATGTTTACTGATAATAGAATTGGACGTTCAGCTACTTTACCAGAATCAGTTTTAACTTCAATGAATGGTTTAACAGTTGAAATTAACAACACTGATGCAGAAGGAAGATTGGTTTTAGCTGATGGAATCACTTATGCAATTCGTGAAAAACAAGCAACTGAAATTTGAGAAGCATCCACACTAACTGGAGCAATCGCAATTGCTTTGGGACCATGAGCTACAGGAGTATTTACTCACAATGATCAAAAATGAGAAATTCTAAAACAAGTATCTGAAAAAACAGGTGAAAGAATGTGAAGAATGCCAATTTTTGATGAACACTTAGAAAAAGTTAAAAAAGATACTATTATGGCTGATTTAACTAACTCATGTAAAGGAAGAGATGCTGGAAGTTCAACTGCTGCTGCCTTTTTAAATGAATTTGCTGAAAATAAACCATTTGTTCACTTTGATATAGCAGCAACTGCTTCAACTCAAGATGGACGCGGTGAAGGTGTTTTAATTAGAACATTATTTGAGATGTTTAATAAGTAG
- the asnS gene encoding asparagine--tRNA ligase, whose product MEIKQLIDQQNQLADTQVSVIARIRSNRQGKAVSFMVLTDGTTLSDIQVVYKTETKGFADAQQARVSSIVEVKGKLVLTPDKPQPFEIQATEIELLDQAIEDYPLQKKEHSAEFLREIAHLRAKTKTFNSIFRIRSTAAYAIHKFFQDKNFVYVHSPIITGNDAEGAGEAFLVTTRQDGDYAQDFFAKRASLTVSGQLHAEAFAQAFKNVYTFGPTFRAENSNTAKHAAEFWMIEPEVAFADLQDNINLIQEMVKYVINYIFEKNYQELEFCDQNLEKGLIDKLNSVRNSEFKITTYTQAIEILKQAVKNGHKFEVSEIEFGLDLGTEHERYICEQVNKAPTFVTNYPKEIKAFYMKQNPDQKTVAAVDLLVPGIGELVGGSQREDDYQKLISRCKEMKIDVDQLDWYNNLRQYGYYKSAGFGLGFERLIMYVTGASNIRDVIAFPRTPKNLLF is encoded by the coding sequence ATGGAAATTAAACAATTAATTGATCAACAAAATCAACTAGCTGACACCCAAGTTTCAGTGATTGCAAGAATTAGATCAAACAGACAAGGAAAAGCAGTTTCATTTATGGTACTGACTGATGGAACTACTTTATCAGATATTCAAGTTGTTTATAAAACAGAAACCAAAGGATTTGCTGATGCTCAACAAGCAAGAGTTAGTTCTATTGTAGAAGTTAAAGGAAAATTAGTTTTAACACCAGATAAACCTCAACCATTTGAAATTCAAGCAACTGAAATTGAATTATTAGATCAAGCAATTGAAGATTACCCACTACAAAAAAAAGAGCACTCAGCTGAATTTTTACGTGAAATCGCACATTTAAGAGCTAAAACCAAAACATTTAATTCAATTTTTAGAATTCGTTCAACTGCGGCTTATGCAATTCATAAATTCTTCCAAGATAAAAACTTTGTTTATGTACATTCTCCAATTATCACTGGAAATGATGCCGAAGGAGCCGGAGAAGCGTTTTTAGTAACAACTCGTCAAGATGGCGATTATGCACAAGACTTTTTTGCAAAAAGAGCTAGTTTAACAGTTTCGGGTCAATTACACGCTGAAGCTTTTGCTCAAGCTTTTAAAAACGTCTATACTTTTGGTCCAACTTTTAGAGCTGAAAATTCAAATACTGCAAAACACGCTGCAGAGTTTTGAATGATTGAACCTGAAGTAGCATTTGCTGATCTACAAGATAACATTAATTTAATTCAAGAAATGGTTAAGTATGTCATTAACTACATTTTTGAAAAAAACTACCAAGAATTAGAATTTTGTGATCAAAACTTAGAAAAAGGATTAATCGATAAATTAAATAGCGTTAGAAATTCTGAATTTAAAATTACAACTTACACTCAAGCAATTGAAATCTTAAAACAAGCTGTTAAAAACGGTCATAAGTTTGAAGTATCTGAGATTGAATTTGGACTAGATTTAGGTACTGAACACGAAAGATATATTTGTGAACAAGTTAATAAAGCTCCAACATTTGTAACAAATTATCCAAAAGAAATCAAAGCGTTTTATATGAAGCAAAATCCTGATCAAAAAACAGTTGCAGCAGTTGATTTACTAGTTCCAGGAATTGGAGAATTGGTTGGTGGAAGTCAACGTGAAGATGATTATCAAAAACTAATTTCAAGATGTAAAGAAATGAAAATTGATGTTGATCAGTTAGATTGATATAACAATCTAAGACAATATGGATATTATAAATCTGCAGGATTTGGTTTAGGATTTGAAAGATTGATCATGTATGTTACTGGTGCTTCAAATATTAGAGATGTTATTGCATTTCCAAGAACGCCAAAAAACTTATTATTTTAA
- a CDS encoding glycosyltransferase codes for MLISFVISPQSRLDRLESTINSILNQTNNAFEIILIIDSKTTTDQIKQYLDNLFDNNKNIIISENNRSQETSQEWNLAIDIANNKYLVFVKEGDLLKPDFVEQINRIVQQKNPDLIQFDSKYTGLLTNVSKNVCLDKNQLYNLEKSYDPFAYVRRLIYSKAFNLEVIKKNNIYFRRKVRFDSLFTFEFLSYAKTFYATDQVLSDHLVSVMKYSALDIINQWPHIMNYFRKIGRYKQLSDQLNYAYYYELCYNFLDLVKLFNNPTLYKKALNQSQEKVTNKLDKFIKQNKTFLENKDPDFTQRMNEFNNYINSELKKIK; via the coding sequence ATGTTAATCTCATTTGTTATAAGTCCACAATCTCGATTAGACAGATTAGAATCAACAATAAATTCTATACTTAATCAAACTAATAACGCTTTTGAAATTATTTTAATAATTGATTCTAAGACAACTACTGATCAAATAAAACAATATTTAGATAATTTATTTGATAACAATAAAAACATTATTATTAGTGAAAATAACCGTTCACAAGAAACTAGTCAAGAATGAAATCTTGCAATCGATATTGCTAATAATAAATATCTAGTTTTTGTTAAAGAAGGAGATCTTTTAAAACCAGATTTTGTTGAACAAATAAATAGAATTGTCCAACAAAAAAATCCTGATCTAATTCAATTTGATTCGAAATACACAGGTTTACTTACAAATGTTTCAAAAAACGTTTGTTTAGATAAAAATCAACTTTACAATCTTGAAAAAAGTTATGATCCTTTTGCTTATGTTAGAAGACTTATTTATTCTAAGGCTTTCAACTTAGAAGTTATTAAAAAAAATAACATTTATTTTAGAAGAAAAGTTCGTTTTGATAGCTTATTTACTTTTGAATTTTTATCTTATGCAAAAACTTTTTATGCAACTGATCAAGTGCTAAGTGATCATCTTGTTTCAGTTATGAAATATTCAGCACTTGATATTATTAATCAGTGACCTCATATTATGAATTATTTTAGAAAAATTGGACGATACAAGCAATTAAGTGATCAGTTAAATTATGCGTATTATTATGAACTTTGTTATAACTTTTTAGATTTAGTTAAACTATTTAATAACCCAACTTTATATAAAAAAGCTCTCAACCAATCACAAGAAAAAGTTACTAATAAACTTGATAAATTTATCAAGCAAAATAAAACCTTTTTAGAAAATAAAGATCCTGATTTTACTCAAAGAATGAATGAATTTAATAACTATATAAATTCAGAATTAAAAAAAATTAAATAA
- the tsaD gene encoding tRNA (adenosine(37)-N6)-threonylcarbamoyltransferase complex transferase subunit TsaD — protein sequence MKILAIESSCDEFSVSIIDNHQILTNIISSQIKDHQVFGGVVPELAARLHVQNLNWVLQAALKQANLEIEQIDYLAYTEKPGLIGSLIIGKLVAETISLYINKPILALDHIQGHIYGASIDHEFIYPVLAMVVSGGHTQIMLVNSANDFQVIGSTTDDAIGECYDKVARVLGLAYPGGPIIDKLAQQGNKNAYQLPIAKNDHSYDFSYSGLKTACINLIHNLKQKNQTINLKDFAASFQFAATSIVEKKLERAILEFKPKTLTVAGGVSANSQIRKIVLDLGKKHNIKNTFVPKISYCTDNAAMIAKLAYEKLLNK from the coding sequence ATGAAAATCTTAGCTATTGAATCAAGTTGTGATGAATTTTCAGTTTCAATAATTGATAATCACCAAATATTAACTAACATAATATCTTCTCAGATTAAAGACCATCAAGTTTTTGGTGGAGTAGTTCCAGAACTAGCAGCTAGATTGCACGTTCAAAATTTAAATTGAGTTTTACAAGCTGCTTTAAAACAAGCAAATCTTGAAATTGAACAAATTGATTATCTTGCTTATACTGAAAAACCAGGATTGATTGGATCTTTGATCATTGGAAAACTAGTAGCTGAAACTATTAGTTTATATATTAATAAACCGATTTTAGCTTTAGATCATATTCAGGGTCATATTTATGGAGCAAGTATTGATCATGAATTTATTTATCCTGTACTAGCAATGGTAGTTTCAGGTGGTCACACTCAAATTATGTTAGTTAACTCAGCTAATGATTTTCAAGTTATTGGCTCAACAACTGATGATGCGATTGGTGAATGTTATGACAAAGTAGCAAGAGTTTTAGGATTGGCCTATCCAGGTGGACCTATTATTGATAAACTAGCTCAACAAGGTAATAAAAACGCTTATCAACTTCCAATAGCTAAAAATGATCACTCATATGATTTTTCATATTCAGGATTAAAAACTGCCTGTATTAATTTAATTCACAATTTAAAACAAAAAAATCAAACTATCAACTTAAAAGATTTTGCAGCTAGTTTTCAATTTGCTGCAACTAGTATTGTTGAAAAAAAACTTGAAAGAGCAATTTTAGAATTTAAACCAAAAACTTTAACAGTTGCTGGTGGAGTTAGTGCTAATAGTCAAATAAGAAAAATAGTTTTAGATCTAGGAAAAAAGCATAATATTAAAAATACTTTTGTTCCTAAAATTAGTTATTGTACAGATAATGCAGCTATGATTGCTAAATTAGCATATGAAAAACTCTTAAATAAGTAG
- a CDS encoding alpha/beta hydrolase, whose translation MRYKEKKNLLKKTGNRSFRLLNKSFIDFYVLLENSIFFKRTQNRKDIYINPEISNMNKIMKFYFKKPQLTFEINDNLAPIKFETKDKVKISGLKYITNSKSKKWIIASHWFTGNKYWSLYWAKPFIELGYNILVYDFRNHADSEDTEIITMGLLESQDLKAAIKYLTDSEKPQVIGLIGMSMGAFVINYLTVTEQEFLKATKVKFAICEATYGSIETLLSKLLNSKFKFFNKKLTKKKISEILKSQEKITLYDWREMNIFDKYEKENVKPAQVPILFIHGSNDKLVNSSDTTRLFINRSKTIKNDELLIYSFCNHCSSLKEHYFQTIYRWLKFENKIIKDDQATNSAFEKLKITNTIINSNFNESLEISTFYFSEN comes from the coding sequence ATGAGATATAAAGAAAAAAAGAATTTATTAAAAAAGACAGGTAATAGAAGTTTTAGGCTTTTAAATAAATCGTTTATTGATTTTTATGTGCTTTTAGAAAATTCAATTTTCTTTAAAAGAACTCAAAATAGAAAAGATATTTATATTAATCCTGAAATCAGTAATATGAATAAAATTATGAAATTTTATTTTAAAAAACCACAACTAACTTTTGAAATTAATGACAATCTTGCTCCAATTAAATTTGAAACAAAAGACAAAGTTAAAATTAGTGGTTTAAAATATATTACTAACTCAAAATCTAAAAAATGAATTATCGCTTCACATTGATTTACTGGAAATAAGTATTGAAGTTTATACTGAGCAAAACCATTTATTGAGCTTGGATATAACATTTTAGTTTATGATTTTAGAAATCACGCTGATTCTGAAGATACTGAAATCATTACTATGGGCTTATTAGAAAGTCAGGATCTAAAAGCAGCAATCAAATATTTAACTGATAGTGAAAAACCACAAGTGATTGGACTAATTGGTATGAGTATGGGTGCTTTTGTCATTAATTATCTGACAGTTACTGAGCAAGAATTTTTAAAAGCAACTAAAGTTAAATTTGCAATTTGTGAAGCAACTTACGGGTCAATTGAAACATTATTATCTAAATTATTAAATTCTAAATTTAAATTCTTTAATAAAAAGTTAACTAAAAAGAAAATTTCTGAAATTTTAAAATCTCAAGAAAAAATAACTTTATATGATTGAAGAGAAATGAACATTTTTGATAAATATGAAAAAGAAAATGTTAAACCTGCTCAAGTACCAATTTTATTTATTCATGGATCAAATGATAAATTAGTTAATTCATCTGATACTACTAGATTATTTATTAATCGCTCAAAAACAATTAAAAATGATGAATTACTAATTTATAGTTTTTGTAATCATTGCTCTTCTTTAAAAGAACATTATTTTCAAACTATCTATCGATGATTAAAATTTGAAAATAAAATTATTAAAGATGATCAAGCAACTAACAGTGCATTTGAAAAACTCAAAATTACTAATACTATTATTAATAGTAATTTCAACGAAAGTTTAGAAATTTCAACATTCTATTTTTCAGAGAATTAG